The genomic interval GTCTTCTTTTCCAGGAAACAGATATAGAACTTTACATATATGGCATTCATAAGTTTCAGTGATTTGTCTTATTTCACTCTTCATTATAAGCAGAGATTCTCTCAACATTTGAAcatattttgctttaaattttgTATTCATGATGAAAATTTGAAAGctttatttctcctaatgtttattttacttatatttcaaGTAAGAATCGTGCCTATTAAATTTGTCTACCACTAGTTGACATACTTCAGCAGATGAGACTCTGCTATGATCCCATTGATCCCCAAATGGGAGTGGAAGACCAACTCTTGTTTCTCTGCAGCCTGTATTCCAGTCTCTATTAGCTATCAAAAATGTCTGTGCCTATTTCAAACTTAACATGTCCCAGCAATGATGTAGTTGGTAAGTTTTCAAATAAACCATGAAATCATTATCTCTCTTATCATAAAATTCCCTGTCTTTTCAACCATAGTTGTAAGTTGAAGAGGAGATTATAGAAAATAACTAGCCAAATTAATACTTTAAGAAAtactttattattactattaaccAAATTAATCTTTGGGAGATAATTCTGAAGAACTTCTGTTATATGCTGAAGTCGTAGCTTTAAAGTTTTACTTCATtacaacattaaaataaatgggaAACTGCAGAGTGATTCATAGACACAAAATTCAATTATGACTTTCTAGAAGATTGACAAACCTGAAGATTTGGCTAACTTGAACATATTGCTAATGTAGAAGCCTTCTGTATGTTAATCAATGAAAACTTAGGAGTATATGTAATCATATTAGGACTTCATAGAAAATAATTAAGTCATCATTTCCAAGCTCCCCTTTGAAGACATTATATAAGTGACAATCTGTAGGTGTCCATGAATTTCATATGCTTTGAGATTCATAAGGGTCCACTAAGGATGATGTTGAAAGCTGACAATTGTACTGGGGCGACTCAGTCTAGCCCGAGTTTTGATGCTGCAAAGTTGTatctcagaaaaggaaataagtgcCTCACACCTCAAGTCAAACTTGTTTTGCTTGCGctctacttccatgttcaaagatgCGTTCAATCATTTCTACTAGTTAATTTCTAGGTTATTATTTCTATAATAACAACAAAGAACAGAGGATTTCTTTTTCCAATAAATGACAAATTAGATTCAGGctaaatttctaccaaaaaaattaaaagactatgtaagattttaaagaatattatcaaaagaataaaatatttgatgaaaaagtaaGAGACTGCCAATCCAAAACCTAAAAACAAATGGGAATTCAGAGAAATAAATGGAACATTGAAGCTTCTTCTGCCTCAGGGGCATTTGCTGAACCCAGTATATTTGAATTTATGGTATTAGGTAGGCGGAAGTTAAGCCCCAGAGTTCACCCAAGGTGGTAAACTGACTGTGAGAGCTTCCCCACATCAAATTGCATGCCAGAAGGTTACATCTCATggtaaaagcaaagcaaagcaaaacaaaacaaaaacaaactataaataagcattctactctctgcctcacacacacacactcctcaggGGAACCTAGGAAAATTCTCATGGCACTGAGTAAACAGGAAAAGAGATAAGGCATAAAAAGTCCCTGAGATGTTATGGTCACCACAGCCATGCCCTGGTGCAGGAAGGCACCTTAATGCTAGGTCTTAAATAATCATAAAAAGTGATTaagtaattcaattaaaaattagtcATTGAATAATCCACaatgaaaattaacaaaatataccAGAAGACAAGGCACCATGAAAAACAATCAGCAGAAACATTAAATCACCGAAACAAATCCCAAAATACTTAATTAACATTATCCAAACTATGAAAAAAAGTATTCCTACTCTGTTTAAAGATATAGAAGACAGGCAGTAGCATCGAGCAGCAGAGTCCGCACGCTCCGGCGAGGGGCAGAAGAGCGCGAGGGAGCGCGGGGCAGCAGAAGCGAGAGCCGAGCGCGGACCCAGACAGGACCCACAGCCCTCCCCAGCTGCCCAGGAAGAGCCCCAGCCATGGAACACCAGCTCCTGTGCTGCGAAGTGGAAACCATCCGCCGCGCGTACCCCGATGCCAACCTCCTCAACGACCGGGTGCTGCGGGCCATGCTGAAGGCGGAGGAGACCTGCGCGCCCTCGGTGTCCTACTTCAAATGTGTGCAGAAGGAGGTCCTGCCGTCCATGCGGAAGATCGTCGCCACCTGGATGCTGGAGGTCTGCGAGGAACAGAAGTGCGAGGAGGAGGTCTTCCCGCTGGCCATGAACTACCTGGACCGCTTCCTGTCGCTGGAGCCCGTGAAAAAGAGCCGCCTTCAGCTGCTGGGGGCCACTTGCATGTTCGTGGCCTctaagatggagaccatcccccTGACGGCCGAGAAGCTGTGCATCTACACCGACAACTCCATCCGGCCCGAGGAGCTGCTGCAAATGGAGCTGCTCCTGGTGAACAAGCTCAAGTGGAACCTGGCCGCCATGACCCCGCACGATTTCATTGAACACTTCCTCTCCAAAATGCCAGAGGCGGAGGAGAACAAACAGATCATCCGCAAACACGCGCAGACCTTCGTTGCCCTCTGTGCCACAGATGTGAAGTTCATTTCCAATCCGCCCTCCATGGTGGCAGCGGGGAGTGTGGTGGCCGCAGTGCAAGGCCTGAACCTGAGGAGCCCCAACAACTTCCTGTCCTACTACCGCCTCACACGCTTCCTCTCCAGAGTGATCAAGTGTGACCCGGACTGCCTCCGGGCCTGCCAGGAGCAGATCGAAGCCCTGCTGGAGTCAAGCCTGCGCCAGGCCCAGCAGAACATGGACCCCAAGGCCgccgaggaggaggaagaggaggaggaggaggtggaccTGGCTTGCACACCCACCGACGTGCGGGACGTGGACATCTGAGGGCGCCAGGCAGGCGGGCGCCACCGCCACCCGCAGCGAGGGCGGAGCCGGCCCCAGGTGCTCCCCTGACAGTCCCTCCTCTCCGGAGCATTCTGATACCAGAAGGGAAAGCTTCATTCTCCTTGTTGttggttgttttttcctttgctCTTTCTCCCTTCCATCTCTGacttaagcaaaagaaaaagattacccaaaaactgtctttaaaagagagagagagaaaaaaatagtatttgcatAACCCTGAGCGGTGGGGGAGGAGGGTTGTGCTACAGATGATAGAGGATTTTATACCCCAATAATCAACTCGTTTTTATATTAATGTACTTGTTTCTCTGTTGTAAGAATAGGCATTAACACAAAGGAGGCGTCTCGGGAGAGGATTAGGTTCCATCCTTTACGTgtttaaaaaaaagcataaaaacattttaaaaacatagaaaaattcaGCAAACCATTTTTAAAGTAGAAGAGGGTTTTAGGTAGAAAAACGTATTCTTGTGCTTTTCCTGATAAAGCACAGCTGTAGTGGGGTTCTAGGCATCTCTGTACTTTGCTTGCTCATATGCATGTAGTCACTTTATAAGTCATTGTATGTTATTGTATTCCGTAGGTAGGTGTGTAACCTCTTCACCTTATTCATGGCTGAAGTCACCTCTTGGTTACAGTAGCATAGCGTGCCCGTGTGCATGTCCTTTGCGCCTGTGACCACCACCCCAACAAACCATCCAGTGACAAACCATCCAGTGGAGGTTTGTCGGGCACCAGCCAGCGTAGCAGGGTCGGGAAAGGCCACCTGTCCCACTCCTACTATACGCTACTATAAAGAGAAGACGAAATAGTGAcataatatattctatttttatactCTTCCTATTTTTGTAGTGACCTGTTTATGAGATGCTGGTTTTCTGCCCAACGGCCCTGCAGCCAGCTCACGTCCAGGTTCAACCCACAGCTACTTGGTTTGTGTTCTTCTCCATATTCTAAAACCATTCCATTTCCAAGCACTTTCAGTCCAATAGGTGTAGGAAATAGCGCTGTTTTTGTTGTGTGTGCAGGGAGGGCAGTTTTCTAATGGAATGGTTTGGGAATATCCATGTACTTGTGTGCAAGCAGGACTTTGAGGCAAGTGTGGGCCACTGTGGTGGCAGTGGAGGTGGGGTGTTTGGGAGGCTGCGTGCCAGTCAAGAAGAAAAAGGTTTGCATTCTCACATTGCCAGGATGATAagtccctttccttttctttaaagaagTTGAAGTTTAGGAATCCTTTGGTGCCAACTGGTGTTTGAAAGTAGGGACCTCAGAGGTTTACCTAGAGAACAGGTGGTTTTTAAGGGTTATCTTAGATGTTTCACACCGGAAGGTTTTTAAacactaaaatatataatttatagttaaGGCTaaaaagtatgtttattgcagagGATGTTCATAAGGCCAGTATGATTTATAAATGCAATCTCCCCttgatttaaacacacacacacacacacacacaaaccttcTGCCTTTGATGTTGCAGATTtaatacagtttatttttaaagatagatccttttataggtgagaaaaaaaacaatctggaagaaaaaaaccacacaaagacATTGATTCAGCCTGTTTGGCGTTTCCCAAAGTCATCTGATTGGACAGGCATGGGTGTCACAAGGAAAATTAGGGTACTCGACGTAAGTTCGGTTCCGATGTATTCTTATCCCCTGCCCCTTCCTTTAAAAAACTTAGTGACGAAATAGACAATTTGCACATCTTGGCTATGTaattcttgtaatttttatttaggaAGTGTTGAAGGGAGGTGGCAAGAGTGTGGAGGCTGACGTGTGAGGGAGGACAGGCGGGAGGAGGTGTGAGGAGGAGGCTCCCGAGGGGAAGGGGCGGTGCCCACACCGGGGACGGGCCGCAGCTCCATTTTCTTATTGCGCTGCTACCGTTGACTTCCAGGCACGGTTTGGAAATATTCACATCGCTTCTGTGTATCTCTTTCACATTGTTTGCTGCTATTGGAggatcagttttttgttttacaatGTCATATACTGCCATGTACTAGTTTTAGTTTTCTCTTAGAACATTGTGTTACAGATgccttttttgtagttttttttttttatgtgatcaattttgacTTAATGTGATTACTGCTCTATTCCAAAAAGGTTGCTGTTTCACAATACCTCATGCTTCACTTAGCCATGGTGGACCCAGCGGGCAGGTTCTGCCTGCTTTGGCGGGCAGACACGCGGGCGCGATCCCACACAGGCTGGCGGGGGCCGGCCCCGAGGCCGCGTGCGTGAGAACCGCGCCGGTGTCCCCGGAGACCAGGCTGTGtccctcttctcttccctgcGCCTGTGATGCTGGGCACTTCATCTGATCGGGGGCGTAGCATCATAGTAGTTTTTACAGCTGTGTTATTCTTTGCGTGTAGCTATGGAAGTtgcataattattattattattattataacaagTGTGTCTTACGTGCCACCACGGCGTTGTACCTGTAGGACTCTCATTCGGGATGATTGGAATAGCTTCTGGAATTTGTTCAAGTTTTGGGTATGTTTAATCTGTTATGTACTAGTGttctgtttgttattattttgttaattacaGCATAATGCTAATTTAAAGAGACTCCAAATCTCAATGAAGCCAGCTCACAGTGCTGTGTGCCCGGGTCACCTAGCAAGCTGCCGAACCAAAAGAATTTGC from Gorilla gorilla gorilla isolate KB3781 chromosome 7, NHGRI_mGorGor1-v2.1_pri, whole genome shotgun sequence carries:
- the LOC101144860 gene encoding G1/S-specific cyclin-D1-like, which codes for MEHQLLCCEVETIRRAYPDANLLNDRVLRAMLKAEETCAPSVSYFKCVQKEVLPSMRKIVATWMLEVCEEQKCEEEVFPLAMNYLDRFLSLEPVKKSRLQLLGATCMFVASKMETIPLTAEKLCIYTDNSIRPEELLQMELLLVNKLKWNLAAMTPHDFIEHFLSKMPEAEENKQIIRKHAQTFVALCATDVKFISNPPSMVAAGSVVAAVQGLNLRSPNNFLSYYRLTRFLSRVIKCDPDCLRACQEQIEALLESSLRQAQQNMDPKAAEEEEEEEEEVDLACTPTDVRDVDI